The DNA region CCTAAGCAAGGGGTAGGGGTAGGGGTAGGGGTAGGGGtaggggagaaggagttcaAGACGCCCGAGTCGAGGGCGGATAGTGGGAAGGATATGACCGAGTTGGGGAGTACACCCAGAGATGGAGGtgtgctggggttggggggcgggaaggagggggtagAGGTTTTGAGGGAGACGGAAAAGTTGTTTCCGAGTACTAACAAAGACTTGGAGCAACCGCTGGCTTTGGAACAACAGGAGGAATATACCGCGGTGATGGGGACTAGtctggggaggttgggaaggcCGGACGATTTGAATAACGTTGGAGGGGCCTTTTCGTTCGACCAAAGGAGTAGGGGAATGCAGAGGAAGGGAAGTACGAGCAGTGGGAGTGGCGGGATCGAgggggagattgaggaggaggatgaaatgggggatgaggaagaggatgagttGGATATGGAGTTGGATGGGGAATTACCTGGGGATTTAGAGAAGACAATTAGGTTGCAGACGCAGCTGCTGTCTGTTCCCTAACGAACGAGGTGGTAAGGTTtagatggggatggtgacaATGGTGAATGACTAACGAGCGATCGAGTCATTAAAAAGGACAGATATCTCTGGACAACCACAGTtgtctttttcctttttcatACTCTTGTTTTGTTATCAGGGCTGATGACATGGGTCAATGGGGCGCAAGCAAGTTAGCAGGCGAGCGAGTCTGTGTTTATATTTTCGTCTCGTTGACTGTTGCGTGATGGGATTGGATACTGGGAGGGAGGCTAGGCTGGAGGATATTGGGCGGTCGTCTGCTTTTGATGAGATTATGATGTATATGCGTTTACTTTCAGGCATGTTGTTGCGTTATCTATGATGATATATATGATCTAATGATGCTGATTCATTTGTTTGGATGATCCTGAAACTATATGACTGATACAGCAACTTTGACTTGAGTGTCCAAGGTGCTTGCTAAACTGAGGTGAGGCACACGAGTCTGTCAACAATGAATTAGCGGTTGTGATAGGATACGGCCAACTAGACGAGAGTCTAAATGTATCCTCCCCTGTCACGTCTTTTCGTTGATATCATAATGTGAGGTCAAGCGATTAATTAACAGTATCCTTGCTTTTGCTGGCGAGTTTGTGGTGTGATCCCAAGTGAGCCGTCGTTCAAGGCTAGTTTGACACGCTTAGCGTCATTTGACGGTGATGACAGCCAGGAGAGAGTTGAGACGTCAAAATGTGGCGAGGATGCTCTGTGACCTGAGTTGCGGCTCTAGTATACACTATGTGTGGCGAGAGCAAGGAGCATGGGCGCCGAAGCTGGATCTTCCCCAGCATTGCGGATGTGGCGTTGGATCTCCGGCTTGCCCATGACGCTTGTCCGGGGGTTCTTGCATTGCGGCTAACGCCTAGGTAGAGACGAACCGAGAATTGAGGAGTCTGGAGAGTTTGTATAGCGCTGGCTGTAGGATAACACCGGTGCTGGCAATGGGGCGACTGGAAATCTGAAAAGTTGCTGCTTGATAGACTCTGGTATGCCTGTATCCTTGAGGTTCGACATGTAAATGTTAGGGGATTGTCCATCACAGTGTGTGCCGCATGCGGTGACGTCGAGATGGCACTAACAGATGGCCtttgttgaagatggcgtcTTGGCAAATCCCAAGTGTTGAAGTCGAGGCAAGGCGAAACTCCACTTCAGCCTCGAATCACGACGGATCCTTCCGCCCGAACACAAACGACGGCAAGTGGTGCAAAGAGGGGCACATCTCGGTTTGTGACTTTCATTTGGAAGCTTGTCATTGGGGGACTCCCCTGCGCAGGTACCAGACAGACAACGCATGGCTGTCGAGATGACAGGCATCACAGAAACGGCCACCCTGCGTCATGCTTCCTGTGAGAGATTCCTTAGAACaagatgggatgaactgGTGACGGGACTGACAAGCAACACTGACAACCGTTGGTGCTTGTGCTGATTTCGTTGTGCTGGTGATTGCTCGAGATTTTGACATGTGATTGAAGATAGATAGagctctccctccaccctcagAATATGGGGAAACCTTGCGTCAGAGCTTTTTGGCTTTCTTTCTGGCGGAGCCCGGCATGGAACTGTTGCGGTGTTTGCCACGGCCGGGTTTGGTGACAGTGACGGAGCAAAGCCGTCGCCGTGAAGTTTTCGATGGCAGGACGCCGTTTCTGGAAAGGCGGAGCTCGGACGACGTCGTGGACATGCAGACTTCATGggcagccaatcagagcTGGCCTTGACTTACAAGTCCCCCACCCAAACATGGACGCCTCCCCCAACAGTTTCCTCAACAAAATTCGGGAACGGCAAAAAATCACTTTGCTCAAGGCTGGGGATAtgcttcaccaccaaaaaatgGTGCCATGGTGCTTCCATGGTGCCATCCACATGCTATCCTCGGCAGAGTTGATGCAGCTGTGACCTGCTCGAGAAGGTCGAAACCTCGGCCAGTGTTGATCGTGTCAGGAGCTCGTTCGAGAGATATCGGCTATCATCCCAGAGATGTTCCCAACCATTTCAACTTTGTTGTTATGAGTGAGAGCAGATTTGGCCACTTATCCATAACCCCACTGATTGACAGCACCAGCTTCAGCATCGAGAATCTGCAGAGGCGAAAGCAGGTGCAAAAGGCTGGACTCACTCctgcttgttgctggtggtccAATCGCTGTTGAGCAAATCCGTTGACGTTGAATGCAGAACACAGAACTGGACGGAAAGTGACCTGGGTGGCCTGCCAATTTGCGTGCAAAATTAAGTACCCCCAAGGAACCCGGCACCGGCATGTCACCACAATCCTGACGGgcctccctcaacccacccgccgccgccccccgCCTAAACCCACAGCTTAGACCCTTGCTTTCTCAAACCATCCTTTCGTATAAAACTTTCAAGCCAGCCCTTTCTGCTTTGACTTTTGCTCTCCTCTTGCCTGAGACCCCTCCATAACCGCCCTTCCGCGAACCTCTATTTTCCCCTCAACACAACATCGACGACGAGAGAGGACCAAGGCCGACGTCCTCATCGACCCGCGATATCTCTGCCCTCAACAtggcgtcgtcgtcatctgaGGTTCCCGCTTCGGCGGTCCTCCAGGCCGAGTCCTTCCCCGACGGAACCAAGGACTATGTCGCCATCCGCAAGAAGAACTGGGACATCAAGAAGCCCCGTGAGTTGCCTTTCCCGAGATAGCCGGTTGATCCGGCCTTGCTAACAAACGCTCCCAACAGATATCACCGACCagcccatcaccgccaagaACTGGTACAAGCACGTCAACtggctcaacaccacattcatcatcttcattcCCCTCACGGGCCTCATCTCCTCGTACTGGGTACCGCTTCAGATGAAGACGGCCGTCTTCACTGTGCTCTACTACTTCTTCGCTGGCCTCGGTATCACCGCCGGCTACCATCGCCTGTGGGCTCACACCTCCTACAAGGCCACCCTTCCCCTCAAGATCTTCCTTGCCGCTGGTGGCGCCGCCGCTGTCGAGGGCAGCGCTCGGTGGTGGTCCAGTCTCCATCGTTCTCACCACCGTTACACCGATACCGAGAAGGATCCCTACTCCGTCCGCAAGGGTCTGCTCTACAGCCACATCGGCTGGATGGTCATGAAGCAGAACCCCCGCCGTATCGGCCGTACCGACATCACCGATCTCAACGATGACGCCGTTGTCGTTTGGCAGCACCGCAACTACATCAAGTCGGTCATCACCATGGCTCTGATTGTTCCCACCCTCGTTTGCGGTCTCGGCTGGAACGACTGGACCGGTGGCTTCGTCTATGCCGGTATCCTCCGCATCTTTTTCATTCAGCAGGCCACCTTCTGCGTCAACTCCCTCGCCCACTGGCTCGGCGATCAGCCCTTTGATGACCGCAACTCACCGAGAGATCACGTCATCACTGCCCTCGTCACCCTTGGTGAGGGTTACCACAACTTCCACCACGAGTTCCCAAGTGATTTCCGCAACGCTATTGAGTGGTGGCAGTACGACCCCACCAAGTGGTTCATCTCGATCATGAAGTTCCTCGGCCTCGCATACAACCTCAAGACATTCCCCCAGAACGAGATTGAGAAGGGCAGACTCCAGCAGCTtcagaagaagctcgaccAGAAGCGTTCCACTCTTGACTGGGGTATTCCTCTCGAGAACCTGCCCGTTGTCAGCTGGGACGACTTTGTCGCCGAGTCCAAGAACGGCAAGGCCTGGATTGCCGTCGCTGGCATCATTCACGATGTTGGCAAGTTCATTGCTGACCACCCCGGTGGCAAGACCCTCATCAACTCTGCCATTGGCAAGGACGCCACTGCTGTCTTCAACGGTGGTGTCTACAACCACTCCAACGGCGCCCACAACCTTCTCTCCACCATGAGAGTTGGCGTTCTTCGTGGCGGCTGCGAGGTTGAGATCTGGAAGCGCGCCCAGTCCGAGAACAAGGACGTCCAGACCGTCACCGACTCCTCTGGTCAAAGAATTGTCCGCGCTGGCAACCAGGCCACCAAGATCCCTCAGCCCGTTTCTACTGCCGATGCTGCGTAAGTGTTTTACTTGACACAAGGCATGAATTGTACAATATTCAACCCCCGCCACGATTAGACGGCGTTTCAGGAGGGGTAGTCTGCGACCTGGGAGTTTTTGGTATCACGCCACCCCAGAGTAGTCGGCAACTGACATGACTTTCTACCACTTGGGTGTCAGTTGGCTAGTCGGACATTATGacgtggaagaagaaggaacacACCTTGGC from Podospora pseudocomata strain CBS 415.72m chromosome 3, whole genome shotgun sequence includes:
- the OLE1_1 gene encoding stearoyl-CoA 9-desaturase (COG:C; COG:I; EggNog:ENOG503NU4E), which encodes MASSSSEVPASAVLQAESFPDGTKDYVAIRKKNWDIKKPHITDQPITAKNWYKHVNWLNTTFIIFIPLTGLISSYWVPLQMKTAVFTVLYYFFAGLGITAGYHRLWAHTSYKATLPLKIFLAAGGAAAVEGSARWWSSLHRSHHRYTDTEKDPYSVRKGLLYSHIGWMVMKQNPRRIGRTDITDLNDDAVVVWQHRNYIKSVITMALIVPTLVCGLGWNDWTGGFVYAGILRIFFIQQATFCVNSLAHWLGDQPFDDRNSPRDHVITALVTLGEGYHNFHHEFPSDFRNAIEWWQYDPTKWFISIMKFLGLAYNLKTFPQNEIEKGRLQQLQKKLDQKRSTLDWGIPLENLPVVSWDDFVAESKNGKAWIAVAGIIHDVGKFIADHPGGKTLINSAIGKDATAVFNGGVYNHSNGAHNLLSTMRVGVLRGGCEVEIWKRAQSENKDVQTVTDSSGQRIVRAGNQATKIPQPVSTADAA